GTGTCAGAAAATCTGCGGTGCCAAGAAAGTCACCGAACCGATGCGACGCTTTCTGATGCAATCGCTATCGCTGGCGGCCATTGGAACGGTTGCCGATGTGGTTCCACTCGTCGATGAAAACCGAATCTTGGTTTCTCACGGTCTTCGAATGCTGGCCGCCGAGCCTTCACCTGGGCTGACGGAATTGATGAAGGTTGCCAAGATCGCTGAAGGCACGACTCTCAATACCGAGACGATTGCGTTTTCGCTCGCACCACGACTGAACGCCGCGGGGCGATTGGGGCAGGCGCAGCTTGGCGTCGAGCTGTTGACTGCACCGGCAGGTGAGCGAGCACAGTCGCTGGCAGACTACATCGATCAATTGAACAAGAATCGTGATAGCTTGCAGCGAAGCGTGACATTGGCCGCTCAAAAGCAGGTCAAAGAACGGTTCGATGCCGAGAACGATCCGGCATTGGTTTTGTCCGGGGTTGGCTGGCACCAGGGAGTGATTGGTGTTGTCGCCGGTCGCTTAAGCGATAAGTACGGCAAGCCGGTCATCATCCTTTCGATGGATTCGTCAGGGAAAGCGGATGCCGTCGGTTCGGGTCGCGCCGGCCCAACGACAATCGATCTGTATGATGCACTGGCTTCTTGTAGCGAACGGCTTTCGAGGTTTGGCGGGCACAAGGCCGCAGCCGGTATGAGTATTGACGAACGTCAGATTGACGCGTTTCGTGAAGAGTTCTGTGAATCGGTCGCACAGCAGATTGCGGAGTCGAAAGCCGAGCCTGAAATCATTATCGATGCCGAGGCACCATTTGGGCAATTGAGTCTGAATACCGTAAAGCAGATTGAAACGTTGGAACCGTTCGGCGAAGGCAATCCCCGGCCAACGTTGCTATGCCAGGAAGTGACTTTGGCAGAGCCGGCCCGCAGGATGGGTTCGGGTGATCGACACTTAACCGTTCGTCTCGATCAGGGCGGCAAAGTGATACGCGGAGTCGCGTTCGGTGAAGGCGATTGGTGCGAAGAGTTGAACGGATGCGATGGGCCAATCAACGTCGCCTACCGACCGGTGATCAATGAGTTCGGCGGTTACCGACGCGTCGAAGTTCATATCGTCGATTGGCGGCCGTCGCGAAAGCAGGTCTCAAAGCCATCGGTCAAAGTGAATAGCTGAGTGTCGGTCTCGGTTTGTGATGTCACTTAACCGTGGCTAGCGCCATTGCGGCTCAAGGTACAACAACTGAGCCGATACGCGCTAGCGTCGGTTATCCACCACCCTGATCCCAACCACTCAACCGTGGCTAGCGCCAATGCGGCTCAAGGTCAAACAACTGAGCCGAAACGCGTTAGCGTCGGTTATTCCGATCTTTTCAGGCTTCGCTTCAGTTCTGTTGCTGCGGCAACCGGATCGTCCGCTTGGTTGATCGCTGCGGTCACTGCGATGCGATGGAATCCAGCCGCTGTCACCGCGTCGACATTGCTTGCGTCGATGCCACCGATCGCAAATGCCGGTCGAGGCGTTTGCTTGGTTCCGACGTGTACATCGTTTAGAAACTTTAATCCCGGATGAGACTCAAACGACTTCGTCTTGCTAGGGAATGTTGGACCGCACCCGATGTAGTCAGCGCCCTCCGCGATTGCGTCATGGACTTGATCTAGGTTGTGTGTCGAAACTCCGATCAGCATTTCATCGCCAACGATTCGACGGGCTTGCTGAACGGTCAATTCGTCTTGGCCAACATGGACGCCATCGGCGCCAGCGATGATGGCCAAGTCAGCTCGGTCGTTCATGATGAACAATGCTTCGGTTGAACGGAGTGCACTTGCGATTGCTTTGCCACGCTGGACCAATTGGCGGTCAGATGCCCGCTTGTCACGTAGTTGAAAGACATCAACCCCTGCTTTGTGTAGTGAGCTGACATGATGGACCAATTCTGATTCGCTACCCATTGCGTCGACCAGCACATAGAGGGTGGCATGGGACAATCGGGTTAAGCGGTCGTTGAAGATCGCTTTCAACTCGCAGTCCTTCATCAGCGTATAGCTTCGATAGCGAATCGATTCGATCTGTTTGGCGAAGGCCGCGTCGACCGTTTTGCCGTACTCCTCAATGACGCGTAGCGACTGTTGGATTCGCTGTGATGCGGCAGCCAGAACGTCACTCAGTCGAGATCGTTTGTATTCCTGATCTGTTTGAACGCTGGTGCCGACATCTGCGTCGGTATCACGACTTCGAAGCAAGTCTTGGCGGTCGAGTCGTTTGAGAGCGGTGGTCAGATCGTGTCGCAGTCGCTTTAAGTTCTCGGTTCCCTGGGCGTCGTCCAGTCCGAAGCGGTAGAACTCTTCAATCGTCCGCAATCCTTCAGAAACTCGATTCGCGGAAGCGTCCAGGATACGATAGGTGGTTTCTCGAGTATGGCTTTCCACGTGATTTCTGTGCGGATCAAAGATGATGAAAAAATTCAGGCGACGATCAGTGGCGTTTTTAAGTTTGCTTTTGTGTGCCGGCTTCGTGACCGATGTCAGCGCACAGCGGAAACAAAATCCGGCGTTTGCCGAACCGGAGATCCAACAAGATCTGCCCAACGTTTTGTTGATCGGTGATTCGATCTCGATCGGGTATATGCTGAACGCGCGAGCAGCACTGGCTGGCAAGGCGAACGTTTTTCGACCGGCGACGAACTGCGGACCAACGACAAACGGTGTGAAGAATCTTGACAGTTGGCTCGGTGATCGTCACTGGGACGTCATTCATTTCAATTTCGGACTTCATGATTTGAAATACATGGGGCCCAACGATCAGAACCTAGCTGATCCGGAATCCGAAGGGGCCCACCAGCAGGTTCCGATTGACCAGTATGCCGAGAACATCAAGGCCATTGCACAGCGTTTGAAGAAAACGGGTGCAAAAGTGATTTGGCGTGAAACATCGCCTGTCCCCGAGGGAGCGAAAGGTCGTGTTCCTGGTGATTCGGCAAAATACAACGCTGCTGCAGCACGTGCGATCGAAGAGGTTGGCGGAATCCAAACGGATCCGTTTTTCGAATTCGCGATGTCTGTTGCCGAAACACAGCGTCCCGCGAATGTGCACTACACATCCGAGGGATCAAAGAAGCTGGGCCAACACGTTGCCGAGGTCGTCGAGAAGGCACTGCAATAAGTCGACTGTTTGTCCAAGCGATTGGTTCATGGCTTGCCTATGCCTCAACCAAGGGGTGTGGTTGCGGCAGTGTAGTGTTGGGATAGTCATGTGAGGGGCTGGGGTGTCAAACTTCCGGCCCGGTGACTCGCGAAGGCAGTCATAAGCCAGTGCAATCGTTATGTTCGTTTCAACTCCATGCGAAAGTCAATTCGCGTCAAGGGATCAAGTCACTTTACCGGCGGTGGGTAGGAAACTGACATAGTTTCGATAGTGAGGGAGCTGCTGATCGGCCTCTGGTCGATCGGGTGCGGACCTCGACTTACCTTTGATTAAAAATTTTGGAGTTTGATAATGAAAAAGTTCGCCAATAGCATCGTTGAGTTTCTGAAAGAAGAAGATGGTCCAACTGCAGTTGAATACGCTGTGATGTTGGCTTTGATCGTCGTCGTCTGCCTGGCAGCCGTCGGAACGATCGGTACCGAATCGAACAAGAAGTTCCAAGAAGTCGGTGCCGCGATCTCGGCTAACTAACCGAGTGGCGCAGCTCTCTTTCGGGAATACCAACCCGGACATGCCCCAACGTCAGCAATGGCGTTGGGGTTTTTTGTTTGGGTCTGCGACGAATCACTTTTGCTGCGGTCTGAAAATCGTTTGTCACGTGACCAAAACAGTCAATGATGTGAAGCATTGGGGGTTTGGTCGATCTTCTATCTGAGCTGCACTGCGTGCTTGCGGTAGGTCGTGCTTGCGGTAGGCACTGAGCGGCAACCAACATTGTGGAGACTTGTTGATTGAAGCCAAAGTCCACAGCGTTGACGGCACCAGTTTCTTTGCGATTGCCTCCGCTTTGGTCTGAAAAGGTTCACCGTGCAAAGTAGCAATTCTGTGCATTCTTTCTCCCGCTGTCGGATGGAAAGGCCTCTTCAACCGCTACATCTGGTTTAACGGCAACGCCTTGGTAGCTGGAAAACTTTGTTTGAAGCGACTTTTTTGACACGTCCATTTCCTGACATAGGTTTCAGTCGAGAGCGGGTAACGAGGCCCGCTTCCGAGGACCAGACCAAAGACGGTCACCGCGGTCAACGGACAGCTTAATCCCCTGATAAAGGCAAACCGTTCGTAAGGGCGGGGCGCAAAGCAACGGGTCCTTATCACTTAAGGACAGCCGGGCTGCCGAGGGACGATCGCCAGATCACCGAGGCTTCAAGGAGACGTGGCTGCTTCTTTTTCGGGACCTTATTCACGTTGAATGGGCCCACTAAGACAACGTCGGAAGTCGGTTCTGAGAAGCAATCGGCTTTCACCCGTGGAGTTTGACTAATGAAAAAATTTGCAAATAGCATCGTTGAGTTCTTGAAGGAAGAAGATGGCCCAACCGCAGTTGAATACGCTGTGATGTTGGCTCTGATCGTCGTCGTCTGCTTGGCAGCTGTCGGAACGATCGGTACCGAGTCGAACAAGAAGTTCCAAGAAGTTGGAACGGCGATCGCCGCTAACTGATCTGGTTCTTGGCGGCCTTGTGGTTTGCCAATAACTGTTTGAGAGATTCTCGACGTCTGATCGGTGAAACGCCAAAACCTTTCACCGGTCGCGTCGAGTTCTTTTTGCGCAACAGAATAAACATGAACTATCCACTGCTTCCCGCTGACGCGACCGAACATGTATGGCAGCTCACATGCTGTTTCATCACGTTGCTATTCGCGATGTTCAGCTGGGTTTTGGGTCCGCGTTGACGTCAATCCACTGACATTGCCCCACGCCCGATCGAAGCACGCCCACAACCACCTACCAAATACAAATTGTTCGCTACGGGGAGTTTCTTCATGGATACGCTAATCCAAGGAATCACAGAGAACTGGACTGTCTGGTTCGTCACTGTTGTCTTGATCGTGGCAGCGGTCATCGATGGCAAGATTCTGAAAGTGCCAAACTGGTTGACCTTTCCATTCATCATGTGTGGTTGGATCAATTGCACGCTCGAAGGTGGCGCGGCCGGTTTGGGCTACAGCTTGCTAGGAACCTTTGTCGGCATGATGTTGTTGCTGGTTCTTCGCAATGTTGGCGGCATGGGCGGCGGTGATGTGAAACTGCTGATGGGTGTCGGAGCTTGGTTGGGAACCGTCGTTACCTTGTATGCCTTTGCCGCGACCGCAATCGTCGGCGGGATTATGGCAGTTGTCATGGTTTGGAAGAGCGGTGAGTGGACAAAGCACTACGCCCAAGGCATGCAAATTTTGGAAGAATGGAAAACAATTCGTAAGCCATCGGAGCTATCGAAGATCGCCCGTGAGCGAAAGCCGACCATGTATCTTCTCCCATACGGAATTCCCATGGCAATCGGCTCAATTCTCTATTTTGCCTACGCGGGAATGTTGGTCTGAACGTAGGCTCAGAAGTCCGCATCCGGACACCAGAAAAACCGCCCAATTAAGGGGTTGGTTGATGGTTTCCGGGTGCTGTTACTGGCAGGCCTTGCGGATTGGGAAGGGTGTGTCAGACAGGCGGTTCTGAACCGTTGCAGCGATCTTAGGCCTGCAATTCTTGCTGTTGTAGGCGGTGGCCTCCGGATACCGAGTGAAAAGAGCGGGTCGGAAGCTTCCTTCCAGCTACGTCCTCCTCACCCGAAACGTCTATTCCCTGGTCCAGCACCAGTTCGAGCCATGCGAAACAAATCACTTTTCCTGTTGCTTGCCGGAATCTGCGGCACTATTGCGGCCGTCGGGGTCGGACAGTGGATGCAGGCCCAGAACGGTAACACCCAAATACAGATGGCTGAGATCCTGGTTACCACCCAGGCCATCAATGCTGAAGAGCAGATCACGCCGGACAAATTGCGTTTGGAACAATGGCCTGCTGACCGGATTCCTGCGGGTGCATCAGCGGATTTGACACAGTTCGAAAATCGTTTTGCAAAGGTGCCGCTTTATGAAGGCGAACCAATGCTTGACGTCAAATTGATGAACGAAGTTGAGGATAAGGTTGTTCCGCAAGGGTATTCCGTCGTCTCACTTGAAGCCGGACGCGATGGAACGGTCAACTTGGTTAGCCCTGGCGACCGAGTAGATATTCGTGGGTTCTTCACCAAAGGCGAGTTCTTCCCGCGAGACACCGCGCTGGATGTGTTGACCGGAGTGAAGGTTTACGGCATCGACGGAATCACGAAGTTCGACGAGGAGACACCTCGTCCGCGAAACGCACGCAACATTCAAATGCTGATTCGCCGAGCTGACGTAGACGCCTTCGACTTCGCCAAAAAGCTTGGCGAGATTTCACTCTCTCTCGGCAGCCCCGCTGCTGACGAAGGACGACTGAAAGACGGTGAGATGAGCGAGTCCGCGAAAAAGTTCTTGCAGGATTTGCAAGAGCGTCGCGATGAGCAAGAGCGACTACGCAAGCTTGCCGAGCAAGACCAAACCGACAAAGACGATAGCGAACCGGCACCCGTCAAATCCAACGGAAAGAAGGTCATCCACACGATGATCAAAATGGAAGGTGGACGCTTGGTTCAATACGAATGGCTGGAAGGTGAATCGCTGCCACGAATCAGTGGTGAGCTGAATCCGACTGGCGATGCGGCAACCGAATCCGCATCGAAAACCGATAACGACGATACACAAACGACCGCCGGCGGGGACGACTTCCTCCGTGGTGCCGACAGCCCGTTTTTCGCCCCGACAACGGGAGAAGCTGGCGAATAGTGCCCGTCTTCGTTTGATGTAAAGATAAATTAGAGTGCTCTGCGGTCCTCGCGCCGCGAGCTTGACCCAAACTTTTTAACCCGACGTTACTCGCAACGAACTGAAACGAAACGGACGTCTTCGTACTTTGGGATTTCCCAAATACCAGTTCTGCAAGGATGCATCTGCGATGGAAATGTTCCGATTTGCGGTCCGCCCCGCCGCGCTAAAAATAATCGCTCTTCTCTCGGCGACTTGTTTCGCCTCGGGCGCCGGAGCTCAGGAAGCTGAGTCAACAACATTGACTTCGGCGATGACGGCTGGTGCGGTTAACCACACCATCACCCGTCCCCTTGAGCAGATGCAGATGCTGGTCAAGTCCAGCTCCATTCTGACTCTGGAAGCAAAGATTCCTCGCTTCCAAGTGCACAACGAGGAAGTCTTGGGTGCGACACCGATCTCGCAGAATCAGCTGCAGATCTTTGCGAAGACCCCAGGGACGACCGCAATCAACCTTTGGGATACCGCTGACAAGCAATACACGGTGAATATCACCGTTATTGCGGATGCTCGTGAAATCGAAGGCATCCTTTCGGCTCAGTTGCCACTGGCAACCCTGAAGGTCATGCCCATCAACGCGTCGGCGATCGTTTCCGGAT
The Stieleria sp. JC731 genome window above contains:
- the recJ gene encoding single-stranded-DNA-specific exonuclease RecJ, with translation MKRKWRIVPHDSARVEQLIRGSKLPPVVAQLLVSRGVYDAAAADSFLSTKLTGLRDPALLPGIPEATEIVAEAVAAKTPIVIYGDYDCDGMTGTAILYNGLKLLGADVSYHIPNRLEDGYGLNAEAITKLANRGKKMIISVDCGITSLACAELCKELGLKLVITDHHTIDESLPDADAIVHPRLPGTSYPFGELCGAGVAFKLAWALCQKICGAKKVTEPMRRFLMQSLSLAAIGTVADVVPLVDENRILVSHGLRMLAAEPSPGLTELMKVAKIAEGTTLNTETIAFSLAPRLNAAGRLGQAQLGVELLTAPAGERAQSLADYIDQLNKNRDSLQRSVTLAAQKQVKERFDAENDPALVLSGVGWHQGVIGVVAGRLSDKYGKPVIILSMDSSGKADAVGSGRAGPTTIDLYDALASCSERLSRFGGHKAAAGMSIDERQIDAFREEFCESVAQQIAESKAEPEIIIDAEAPFGQLSLNTVKQIETLEPFGEGNPRPTLLCQEVTLAEPARRMGSGDRHLTVRLDQGGKVIRGVAFGEGDWCEELNGCDGPINVAYRPVINEFGGYRRVEVHIVDWRPSRKQVSKPSVKVNS
- a CDS encoding thiamine phosphate synthase, which translates into the protein MESHTRETTYRILDASANRVSEGLRTIEEFYRFGLDDAQGTENLKRLRHDLTTALKRLDRQDLLRSRDTDADVGTSVQTDQEYKRSRLSDVLAAASQRIQQSLRVIEEYGKTVDAAFAKQIESIRYRSYTLMKDCELKAIFNDRLTRLSHATLYVLVDAMGSESELVHHVSSLHKAGVDVFQLRDKRASDRQLVQRGKAIASALRSTEALFIMNDRADLAIIAGADGVHVGQDELTVQQARRIVGDEMLIGVSTHNLDQVHDAIAEGADYIGCGPTFPSKTKSFESHPGLKFLNDVHVGTKQTPRPAFAIGGIDASNVDAVTAAGFHRIAVTAAINQADDPVAAATELKRSLKRSE
- a CDS encoding SGNH/GDSL hydrolase family protein: MMKKFRRRSVAFLSLLLCAGFVTDVSAQRKQNPAFAEPEIQQDLPNVLLIGDSISIGYMLNARAALAGKANVFRPATNCGPTTNGVKNLDSWLGDRHWDVIHFNFGLHDLKYMGPNDQNLADPESEGAHQQVPIDQYAENIKAIAQRLKKTGAKVIWRETSPVPEGAKGRVPGDSAKYNAAAARAIEEVGGIQTDPFFEFAMSVAETQRPANVHYTSEGSKKLGQHVAEVVEKALQ
- a CDS encoding Flp family type IVb pilin, with the translated sequence MKKFANSIVEFLKEEDGPTAVEYAVMLALIVVVCLAAVGTIGTESNKKFQEVGAAISAN
- a CDS encoding Flp family type IVb pilin, which codes for MKKFANSIVEFLKEEDGPTAVEYAVMLALIVVVCLAAVGTIGTESNKKFQEVGTAIAAN
- a CDS encoding prepilin peptidase; the protein is MDTLIQGITENWTVWFVTVVLIVAAVIDGKILKVPNWLTFPFIMCGWINCTLEGGAAGLGYSLLGTFVGMMLLLVLRNVGGMGGGDVKLLMGVGAWLGTVVTLYAFAATAIVGGIMAVVMVWKSGEWTKHYAQGMQILEEWKTIRKPSELSKIARERKPTMYLLPYGIPMAIGSILYFAYAGMLV
- the cpaB gene encoding Flp pilus assembly protein CpaB gives rise to the protein MRNKSLFLLLAGICGTIAAVGVGQWMQAQNGNTQIQMAEILVTTQAINAEEQITPDKLRLEQWPADRIPAGASADLTQFENRFAKVPLYEGEPMLDVKLMNEVEDKVVPQGYSVVSLEAGRDGTVNLVSPGDRVDIRGFFTKGEFFPRDTALDVLTGVKVYGIDGITKFDEETPRPRNARNIQMLIRRADVDAFDFAKKLGEISLSLGSPAADEGRLKDGEMSESAKKFLQDLQERRDEQERLRKLAEQDQTDKDDSEPAPVKSNGKKVIHTMIKMEGGRLVQYEWLEGESLPRISGELNPTGDAATESASKTDNDDTQTTAGGDDFLRGADSPFFAPTTGEAGE